CCTACAAATGtagcattaaaaaaatgtattggtaTTAAAGGAAAAGTTTGCGAGTTGGAAATTATGGCCATTTGATTTCCTGCTGGAAGCTTTCTGATTAACATCTTATTTCCTGTTAATTTGATCTGTACATTGCTGTCTGAAACGGTTTCAATTTCTGTATGCTCAGCTAAGTCAACTTATTGATTTGACAGACATCAGAGTCGTACCAATCTTCCCAATTAACCATCTGCACTAAGCATATTTCCCAAATGACTCACCTGGCATCATACTCCTGAAGGCAACAGTCCTCTGTCCAATGAAATCACGTCCAATAGGATCATGATCCCACACCTGGAAACGCACCAGGGCAATCTGTGGCATTTGAATGTTGAAGACGAGGGTCTCCTCCCACATCGGATTGAAACCTGAATGACCATTCAAAGGATGTTGTACAAATAGAAAAAGCTGGAAGATCACTGTCTGTTATGAGATCATGAGAGCAGAAGTACCATTATCATCCACCACCCTGGTCTGCTGCTTGGAACAATCTACGTTTAGGCCGATTATCTCCACCTCAACAAAAGGATCGATGatctgtgtgaaaaaaaaaaacagtttttcagTGATGAGAGAGATTTTTGCCTCAATATTACATAATATCTGCGGAATCTTTACCTCTCCTCTGTCCCCAAACATGGAGTCTTTGGGTTTGGGAAGCTGCTGTCCGCTGATGATCTTCAACACAAGCTGAGTCTTCCTCTGTCCTGGTCGAGGATCCTCCAACATGGGGTTAAAGGaagctgagaaaaaaacaaaatgtctgaacctgcagACACATGATATAAACCCTCACAATCCTTAATTTGTACATACCTTTACTTATACACTTGGGCCTTAGAATATATCCACAGTTTCCATTGCTTGAGAACTTGGCTTGGTTCATTTCAAGCATTCGGCCCTCTGTTTGATAATTCATTGCAACTAAAAGGAAACATATGTAGGTAAACACACTGTGGTTGCCGTTTTTAGGCAGCAGGCAGCATTGCAGTCCGCGTGACGGTCTCACCCATGTGGCACCCTGCGTTCCAGTATGGTTGCGGGTTGAAGTTGCTCGAGTCCACTCTGTAGTTGGAGGGATAGACTCTCATAAGTTGCCGTTGGTTGAAACGGACCAACTCCCCCGGCTTCAGCTGTAAGATCTGGTTCATGACGGTCTCGTTGAGGGACGATACCTGCCAACTGTTTGCGAACGCTACCAGACagggaacaaaaacacataacacaGCTATTCCTAAAATATATGATGAATATTAAGATTGCATGTGTAATAAAAACCAAGTTGAATATCCTTTACCTTGTGTGTCTATGTCATGCACACGGACAGATTTTGTGTACTTGACCAGGTCGGACAGAGCCCGGGACAACctcattgttttcctctttctgaAGAGAGAGTGAGTAGAGAAAGGTTCAGGTTAAACTGCTGGTGCAAAGAGTGTTAACTGGCTAATTCAATAACTGGTCTTACTTGGGATGGTAAACAATCTTTGTTCTCTCCTTGATGCTGCTTTGGTCAGACTCGCCATCAGACAGTGTCTTGCTTCTTACTCTGATTCTCTTTTTTCTCTGAAAACGAAAGCACCTTTTACATTCTTCTATAACTTTATACAGGTTTGTAAAACAAGCATGAGGACGAACCTTTCGTTTGAAGCTCCTCATGATGGAACTGCCAAATCGAGTGTTCTTTTTGGTTTGATTGTTAGAATTAATGATACCCCCCTCCTGAAACAGTCAAACATAATGCATGATTATCCATTTATCTATGTACCTGccttttatttatctattaATCAAGCTTTCATTTGCCTGTGAGTCGTCATTATCATCTtcgccttcctcctcttcctcatcaccGGTGTCTTCATCAGACACGTCACCCTCCTCTGCATCAGGATCAAGGTTTGCTGGCAGCTTTTTACCCTTGAAAATAAGAATTATTGCCTGTGTATTATAAGAAAACGTGGGatcgtgtgtgtgctttgttcgAGTATCCTTGAGTAGCAAACGGCGGACAAAGACTTTACCTTGACTAGGACTTTCCCTTTCAGGATCTcaggggacggcagcttcttgGATTCGTGCACATTGACACTTGAAAGGtccagtttgtcctgcagcacctcTCGCAGATACTCAGCCATCTTTTTCTGCTGAGGCACACTGCAGTGGTTCTCTATGGACAAGATCACTGGGTACCTGGGAAGCAGACGGGGGGTTATGACTCTTTTTCATTGGGAAGGCTTGACGGAGAAAAAACACTTACGGTGATTTAGTGAAGGCATATTTGTTAATGGTTTCGATGACATCTTTGAAGAGAATTTTGGATGTCAAGGTGTAGCCGTGATGAATGATAGGCTCCCCGTCAGGCCCGTCCCAACAGTccactgagggaggaggaggcaaggacaaaaaaaaaaggatgagcgTGTGTCATGTAATCACAATGAAGAGAGTTCTGGGTTTTCAGGCTCTTACCCTCCACGCAGCGACAGCCTGCCTGGAGAACATAGGCGTACATTTCCACGCGAGACTGAGACAGCAGCTGGTCCCCCGTCAGGTAGGTGTTGTGTGAAGTGGCGATGAAGTAGTTAGTCAGAGGCTGCGTCATGTCCTGGTTCACACGGTTGTGCTCAGGGTTGAAAATATCCCCAGCAGGGCTCCTCATGTAGTTGGTAAAACCTTAAGGAAGAAAAGTGTcagagaatgtgttttttttttttttgtatgttgaTGTTGTGTCCGGTTCAATTGATGCATTAAATAAGTTGTTATTTGGAAGTTACCCGTACCATCAATACCGAGTACCGTACGCTGCAGGTTCTCAGGACATGGTTCAAACCGGGCCACGATGTCAATTAAATACTCTTTAGCCAATCCTCGcatctgcaaataaaaaaatatcatggatgtcactttctgttcaacTGCTTCAGTATTTCACTGGTATGTCACATCTGTGGaaggcttttaatgtgaagtaGGACATGTTCTCTTgtagttctttaaaaaaaggtttaaagatGCTCAATTAGATATTCCGAGCATTATTAGAGCAATAACCAATTTGTAAAGATATGGGGGAATCGCGCAATCAGGCGTTGGATATGTTCTGGATTTATATTTATCACCTTTTAAGGCATTTGTGGTTCACTAACAGTGAGGCCGACACCAATagaatgaaaatataaacaGTATCATCGCACTttactttaaaacaaatatacacaaaCAAGCATTTCACATTCTGTTGGTACCTTCTGTTCGTTTTCCAGGAAGCGTTCAATGTCGTGCAGATCCATGACTTCTTTCTGATTGCTGTAGGAGATCATTATCAGGTAGAGGTCTCTGCGTGTGGAAATCATCTTATAGAACAAACAGAATTCTTCAAAGGCCAGAGAGCCCTGGTTGTCGTCTGTGTCTGCTTCCTGCACACAAcaataaaaggtattttattaGAAAGAAATCATCTCTCAATGTTAAGGTTAAATAGTCCTGCCCAGAAACAAATATGTACCACCATGAACCAATCTGAAGGATGTATTTCTATCACCATCAGACGAGACTCAATGCGTTCACAGAGATTATCACCACCAGCAAGGCAGGAACTGAACTAGAGCAATATCGCAGTGTAACTAAAGCCATCTGTTCAGCTGTGGTCACATGATCTTCCTGTGGCTCTCTTGCGATATCCAGCCAAAATACTGTAAGTACACATTTGTCTGTTGGAACCATTTCCATCCTTTTATCTTCAATCCTATGAGTTAAACACAACGTGTATTAAAGTTTTGTGCACTGAACCCATATCAACATCTCCAGTGTGCGGACATTATAGTGACTCCGGATGCCGGATTGATGGGATACTGATTAAATCCATCACAGCTTAATTATTCCACCTTTTTGGTCAAAAATCTTACTTGAAACATCTCCCTGACTTTCTGCTTTGGTAAATTCACGTTGAGTTTGTGGAGCAGCTGGTGAACCTCTCCGATGCTCAAGGTGCCATCTCCGTTTTTGTCGGCTTCGGAGAAAGTCTGCTGTAACCACGTGAGGCTTCAGTTAAGGAGGAAACAAgcagaatcatcatcatcatcacaagtGCATGTGTGGTTAACTCCTCGTTATCTGACTAAGAATAGCACATTTGTAATAATTAGACACCAAGCATAATGAAAGGCTGGATAAAGGATATTGATCACGGGTGCGCTGCCTCCTGGCCAAACTGTCCTCATCACTGATGCCGGCCATGAGGTATGTCAGCCCCGTGATCCATGTGCGGGCCTCCTCTGCGTTGGTGGAGACCAGGTCCAGAGACTTCACTCTCTCCCCGTAGTAAATGCTGAAGCAGTAGTTTGGGTCAAAGCGGTTGTCTGCATACCGCCTGAAGATCTCTGACCTTTTCCCCTCACAGACTTCGTGGATGGAATCAATAGTTACTGCaacagatgatgatgaagaaacgTCAGCTTCGTCTAATCAAATTTCGGAAGAGTTTTTCAGTAACTCACTTTTGGCCTTGTCATGTTTTCTGGAGGGCCGCCATCGGATGCAGGACTTGTGCTCGTCCAGGTAAAAGAATCTGACCAGTCCTTTCTTCTTGCCCTTCATTTTGGTCATCTGAGTGCCGGTCTGCATGGTGCACATACACCTCTCCACTACAGGGAGCACAAGAAGTCAGGCTGGTCAGAAAATGCACATTCAACCATTTACTGCAAATATCGGAGCGActttatgaaaatataatattCAGTTATCAATAATAATGATGACGTGATTAGTTAAGACGATCATCTACgccaaaagtgtttttattattgttattcaaAGACGATttgttatgaataaataaataaagtagaggtgttttattttgaaggaagaCCTCAAGCAGTACTctagaccagcggttcccaaactcaagaatgccacggcccactttgaaatcagacaatcttttgcggcccaaccaaacctttaatcacaactccgatcaaaacataaactagggatgattaaatgaccttaagaatttaaccgattaaaaatgtattaaccgacaatgtatgttttagggcgcataagatactgcagtctatcagcgcaaatcactgtcaaaattcgagagcgcaaatcaggttgatgagcgcgcgtaaatcaaacatccgctagcaaaagtccgtcttgagcgagcaaaagtctgtctcgcgcgagcaaaaatTCGTCTCGAGCGAgttatttgctcgcttgcgaaacatGAACTtcctcgaaggagttttctacacgctcgctgtttttctttctgacagtaagggggcggagccagtcaccatggtatctacatctgattggttacaaaccccg
The Gasterosteus aculeatus chromosome 17, fGasAcu3.hap1.1, whole genome shotgun sequence DNA segment above includes these coding regions:
- the plch2b gene encoding 1-phosphatidylinositol 4,5-bisphosphate phosphodiesterase eta-2 isoform X1; this encodes MGQERWTQMKGSGMNSTQAMAPLSPGLSGTPPRSSPSPKKTTFQSLGSLSSGAFSPLLTKGSTHQAKQASSPLNSSNPSIMSSPKLWQKASISRLAEEFFWIGGSVVAQPKWRLGQIVERCMCTMQTGTQMTKMKGKKKGLVRFFYLDEHKSCIRWRPSRKHDKAKITIDSIHEVCEGKRSEIFRRYADNRFDPNYCFSIYYGERVKSLDLVSTNAEEARTWITGLTYLMAGISDEDSLARRQRTRDQWLQQTFSEADKNGDGTLSIGEVHQLLHKLNVNLPKQKVREMFQEADTDDNQGSLAFEEFCLFYKMISTRRDLYLIMISYSNQKEVMDLHDIERFLENEQKMRGLAKEYLIDIVARFEPCPENLQRTVLGIDGFTNYMRSPAGDIFNPEHNRVNQDMTQPLTNYFIATSHNTYLTGDQLLSQSRVEMYAYVLQAGCRCVEVDCWDGPDGEPIIHHGYTLTSKILFKDVIETINKYAFTKSPYPVILSIENHCSVPQQKKMAEYLREVLQDKLDLSSVNVHESKKLPSPEILKGKVLVKGKKLPANLDPDAEEGDVSDEDTGDEEEEEGEDDNDDSQEGGIINSNNQTKKNTRFGSSIMRSFKRKVRPHACFTNLYKVIEECKRCFRFQRKKRIRVRSKTLSDGESDQSSIKERTKIVYHPKKRKTMRLSRALSDLVKYTKSVRVHDIDTQAFANSWQVSSLNETVMNQILQLKPGELVRFNQRQLMRVYPSNYRVDSSNFNPQPYWNAGCHMVAMNYQTEGRMLEMNQAKFSSNGNCGYILRPKCISKASFNPMLEDPRPGQRKTQLVLKIISGQQLPKPKDSMFGDRGEIIDPFVEVEIIGLNVDCSKQQTRVVDDNGFNPMWEETLVFNIQMPQIALVRFQVWDHDPIGRDFIGQRTVAFRSMMPGYRHVYLDGKAESSIFVHVAMNDITGKMKPTNAVHAARKHFQKAAQKHMKGPQRHPSLDFSVQSSEDGRGLFFRKDLDTISQDSRNGEIFPLLMGPAARAAMHKGAMSEPVKRSHRVKIHEPPETRRGVFSRMSSTDSHHIGAAPYAKADSFDFETSPQGSSFEQPDSEDRIQEELENEPDESNCPEQETVQMFEPEQPEPSEELPEPDRVTSIGPEQPAETQSRPDSLPRPRPVAQHVLPPETYFPQLIPPSSPARVRRTLEASSRPRPPTNARTKARSRSCPRKTAASPQTPMMSRQPSAHWQTQRAQNYCSYGSQVRPIPNGLCLSDSTSVSSGGSTDSREFVPSGALAGTEKREGTLQREMKALFDQKMREIHCKSPLFQSSES
- the plch2b gene encoding 1-phosphatidylinositol 4,5-bisphosphate phosphodiesterase eta-2 isoform X2, producing MGQERWTQMKGSGMNSTQAMAPLSPGLSGTPPRSSPSPKKTTFQSLGSLSSGAFSPLLTKGSTHQAKQASSPLNSSNPSIMSSPKLWQKASISRLAEEFFWIGGSVVAQPKWRLGQIVERCMCTMQTGTQMTKMKGKKKGLVRFFYLDEHKSCIRWRPSRKHDKAKITIDSIHEVCEGKRSEIFRRYADNRFDPNYCFSIYYGERVKSLDLVSTNAEEARTWITGLTYLMAGISDEDSLARRQRTRDQWLQQTFSEADKNGDGTLSIGEVHQLLHKLNVNLPKQKVREMFQEADTDDNQGSLAFEEFCLFYKMISTRRDLYLIMISYSNQKEVMDLHDIERFLENEQKMRGLAKEYLIDIVARFEPCPENLQRTVLGIDGFTNYMRSPAGDIFNPEHNRVNQDMTQPLTNYFIATSHNTYLTGDQLLSQSRVEMYAYVLQAGCRCVEVDCWDGPDGEPIIHHGYTLTSKILFKDVIETINKYAFTKSPYPVILSIENHCSVPQQKKMAEYLREVLQDKLDLSSVNVHESKKLPSPEILKGKVLVKGKKLPANLDPDAEEGDVSDEDTGDEEEEEGEDDNDDSQEGGIINSNNQTKKNTRFGSSIMRSFKRKRKKRIRVRSKTLSDGESDQSSIKERTKIVYHPKKRKTMRLSRALSDLVKYTKSVRVHDIDTQAFANSWQVSSLNETVMNQILQLKPGELVRFNQRQLMRVYPSNYRVDSSNFNPQPYWNAGCHMVAMNYQTEGRMLEMNQAKFSSNGNCGYILRPKCISKASFNPMLEDPRPGQRKTQLVLKIISGQQLPKPKDSMFGDRGEIIDPFVEVEIIGLNVDCSKQQTRVVDDNGFNPMWEETLVFNIQMPQIALVRFQVWDHDPIGRDFIGQRTVAFRSMMPGYRHVYLDGKAESSIFVHVAMNDITGKMKPTNAVHAARKHFQKAAQKHMKGPQRHPSLDFSVQSSEDGRGLFFRKDLDTISQDSRNGEIFPLLMGPAARAAMHKGAMSEPVKRSHRVKIHEPPETRRGVFSRMSSTDSHHIGAAPYAKADSFDFETSPQGSSFEQPDSEDRIQEELENEPDESNCPEQETVQMFEPEQPEPSEELPEPDRVTSIGPEQPAETQSRPDSLPRPRPVAQHVLPPETYFPQLIPPSSPARVRRTLEASSRPRPPTNARTKARSRSCPRKTAASPQTPMMSRQPSAHWQTQRAQNYCSYGSQVRPIPNGLCLSDSTSVSSGGSTDSREFVPSGALAGTEKREGTLQREMKALFDQKMREIHCKSPLFQSSES